A genomic segment from Spongiibacter sp. IMCC21906 encodes:
- a CDS encoding tyrosine-type recombinase/integrase, giving the protein MKARYQIAETPFTSLGGHDIPLILINGEVDLISAPYLLGLLNRNQTIGTIRLRATAIIDFYRFCECEGINFPHMMSSLTNFQIGQLEALSAFLMANRATGELVAEQTYRAKIVTAKAFIYFWWDTYQSRASNNAQKLEHAKNKRLVMEKSFQLLEKTPWNATQKTRIGLQPELRVLFWEIINPYSELNPFKYEATKWRNYVMFLTLGLGGNRRGESVLLRLQDVQVSGREKYFEVVKDPMKAPRKTGHKINPSPKTKGRKVALTNDIAEIFKHYIVHERPQFRGHLSTDFLFLSTKGGKPLSLRSVNHMTSKIIDKYPAFTGVLSPHRLRNTFHDLLHDAIDSQHAEQQHMSPLMRESVKKSIQEYAGGWAHGSQMTSHYPAGSIERKVWQMTLSAQTQSLREYSDE; this is encoded by the coding sequence ATGAAAGCTAGGTATCAAATTGCAGAAACGCCATTCACAAGCCTCGGAGGGCACGACATCCCACTGATCTTAATCAATGGCGAAGTCGACTTAATTAGTGCTCCCTACTTGCTGGGCCTGCTGAATAGGAATCAAACAATAGGAACCATTCGGCTTCGAGCAACTGCAATCATCGACTTCTATCGCTTCTGTGAATGCGAAGGGATCAACTTCCCTCACATGATGTCATCGTTAACCAACTTCCAAATCGGACAACTCGAAGCGTTATCAGCATTCTTAATGGCAAACCGTGCTACCGGAGAACTTGTTGCTGAACAGACCTACCGCGCGAAGATTGTCACCGCAAAAGCTTTCATCTACTTTTGGTGGGACACTTATCAAAGCCGAGCGTCGAATAACGCCCAAAAATTAGAGCATGCTAAAAATAAGCGCCTCGTGATGGAGAAGTCCTTTCAACTTCTCGAAAAGACACCCTGGAACGCGACCCAGAAGACGCGAATTGGGCTACAGCCTGAGCTGCGAGTGCTCTTTTGGGAAATCATCAATCCTTATTCAGAGCTGAACCCATTCAAATACGAAGCGACCAAGTGGCGTAACTACGTGATGTTTCTCACCCTAGGATTAGGCGGAAACAGGCGCGGCGAATCAGTGCTACTAAGGCTACAGGACGTACAAGTATCAGGTCGCGAAAAATACTTCGAGGTCGTCAAGGACCCAATGAAAGCCCCGCGCAAGACTGGCCATAAGATAAACCCTTCGCCTAAGACAAAGGGACGGAAGGTGGCTCTTACCAACGACATCGCGGAGATATTTAAGCATTACATCGTACATGAGCGACCACAATTCCGGGGGCATTTATCAACGGACTTTCTATTCCTCTCCACCAAAGGCGGGAAGCCATTGAGTCTTCGCTCGGTCAATCACATGACCAGCAAAATCATAGACAAGTACCCAGCATTCACAGGGGTATTGAGTCCACATCGGCTCCGAAACACATTCCATGACCTTCTTCACGATGCGATTGATTCACAACATGCGGAACAGCAGCATATGTCGCCACTGATGCGGGAGTCTGTGAAAAAAAGCATTCAGGAGTATGCCGGAGGCTGGGCCCATGGAAGCCAAATGACAAGTCATTATCCAGCCGGCTCTATCGAGCGAAAGGTCTGGCAGATGACACTGTCAGCACAGACCCAATCACTAAGGGAATATAGCGATGAATAA
- a CDS encoding tyrosine-type recombinase/integrase, which translates to MNKNPALQLEPSAEIEFLDNRSLRAVFPADQRYITNRLGYHVEVRDEYGRWLDRIAIVDDNGLSEHIHGLNTLNGDENDFEGIVDTIAQRAFKVYLPLTLRNYIPALLSLVNACRSNEDSISNAIKGHLTRLALDSNGGHDLSTTVVVAKQLTTYLIAHEYPGLSPDEAEEILGSKVGIQSNSYMRLYLMDNISGPFTREEMGLIREALDNDRSPIPLDSRVVTQLCVEWGLRPIQIALLKESDFHYNPQNGVYWLNVPRVKQKQKTRRGQFKRRMLSERLGHLIERMIETNQWTKAYFGLDDMPLIQRRFGGLKEGDGVSSIAQKSALNPNTHLYPKAKKHFSFHIGQHAILRRVKEVEEFLPKSPQTKSRFNLTVYRFRYTLGTASVTQGMSAEEVAERLDHSGPETVKHYFKNTEHLWEVIQSATSARVEQKDFVARFMSKDVESSNMYTKEITERKTFTTVGGCYKGSPCHLEPAIACYSCPEFKPNDNAEGHQRAKEVIVEFHDLATQGSSTGEIQYVLDDALAGVEAAIKYTENRDAVFNINDGMNAHNALPQGGQKDALVTEDD; encoded by the coding sequence ATGAATAAGAACCCAGCTCTCCAGCTAGAGCCTTCGGCAGAGATCGAGTTTCTCGACAACCGATCGCTTCGTGCTGTCTTTCCAGCGGATCAGCGATACATCACCAATAGGCTCGGATATCACGTTGAAGTCCGCGACGAATATGGACGCTGGCTGGACCGGATAGCGATAGTCGATGACAACGGGTTGTCCGAGCACATCCATGGCCTAAACACACTTAATGGAGACGAAAATGATTTCGAGGGCATCGTTGATACGATCGCTCAACGGGCTTTCAAGGTCTATCTCCCATTAACACTGCGAAATTACATACCTGCGCTACTTTCCCTCGTTAATGCATGCCGCAGCAATGAAGATTCTATATCAAATGCAATAAAGGGGCATTTGACGCGCCTAGCCCTTGATTCGAATGGCGGCCATGATCTATCAACTACAGTTGTGGTCGCTAAACAGCTCACAACCTACCTTATCGCGCATGAATATCCAGGTCTTTCTCCCGACGAAGCAGAAGAAATACTGGGCAGCAAGGTAGGAATACAATCAAATTCTTATATGCGTCTCTATTTGATGGACAACATTTCGGGCCCGTTTACACGCGAAGAAATGGGCCTCATAAGGGAAGCTCTTGACAACGACCGGTCACCTATTCCATTGGACTCACGAGTAGTAACTCAGCTATGTGTTGAATGGGGATTGCGACCAATACAAATTGCACTCCTCAAAGAGTCTGACTTCCATTATAACCCACAGAACGGTGTGTATTGGCTCAACGTACCACGTGTGAAGCAGAAGCAAAAAACAAGGAGAGGGCAATTCAAAAGGCGAATGCTCTCAGAGAGATTGGGCCACCTGATTGAGCGGATGATCGAAACTAACCAATGGACGAAAGCATACTTCGGATTGGATGACATGCCTCTGATACAACGGCGCTTTGGTGGTCTTAAAGAGGGCGACGGTGTATCGTCCATCGCCCAAAAAAGCGCACTCAACCCCAACACTCACCTTTACCCCAAAGCAAAGAAACATTTTAGCTTTCACATAGGCCAACACGCCATTCTGCGAAGAGTAAAAGAAGTCGAGGAGTTTTTGCCCAAGTCGCCACAAACCAAAAGCCGGTTCAATCTTACCGTATATCGCTTTCGTTACACGCTGGGCACGGCTTCCGTAACACAGGGAATGTCAGCAGAAGAGGTAGCTGAACGGCTTGATCACAGCGGGCCTGAAACAGTCAAACACTACTTCAAAAACACTGAACATCTCTGGGAGGTTATTCAAAGTGCGACATCAGCGCGCGTAGAGCAAAAAGACTTCGTGGCTCGCTTCATGTCGAAGGATGTGGAGTCCTCAAATATGTATACAAAGGAAATAACGGAGCGCAAGACCTTCACAACGGTGGGCGGTTGCTATAAAGGCTCTCCGTGCCACTTGGAACCAGCGATTGCCTGCTACAGCTGTCCTGAGTTCAAACCGAATGACAACGCAGAAGGCCACCAGCGAGCCAAAGAAGTCATCGTTGAGTTTCATGATCTAGCCACGCAAGGATCATCAACTGGTGAAATCCAATATGTTCTCGATGACGCCCTTGCCGGCGTAGAAGCTGCCATAAAATACACTGAAAACCGCGACGCCGTTTTCAATATCAATGACGGCATGAACGCGCATAACGCGTTGCCTCAGGGCGGACAGAAGGATGCATTGGTGACTGAAGATGACTAA
- a CDS encoding ribonucleotide-diphosphate reductase subunit beta → MLSWDDFDNEEPITPVKPGQEAAAKAAQEQAVAQKAASAPQAEAPQAETAPRPAVASQNPPAEKASDNAIVEKAQAAVDNLDVAAGLEELEMGAARLRVEDKRIINCHVDLNQLVPFKYDWAWQKYLDGCANHWMPQEVNMTADIACWKNPEGLSDDERRIVMRSLGYFSTADSLVANNLVLAVYRHITNPECRQYLLRQAFEEAIHTHAYQYCVESLGMDEAEVFNMYRELPSIARKAAWSLKHTQALGDPNFKTGTPEADQELLRNLIGFYGVTEGIFFYCGFTQILSMGRRNKMTGVAEQFQYILRDESMHLNFGIDMINQIKLENPHLWSEKFQDEVSQMIVEGTQLEIEYAKDSMPRGVLGMNAAMMEEYLHFIANRRLNQLGLKEQFPGAQNPFPWMSEIMDLRKEKNFFETRVIEYQTGGALSW, encoded by the coding sequence ATGCTGAGCTGGGACGATTTTGATAACGAAGAACCCATTACTCCCGTCAAACCGGGCCAGGAAGCCGCGGCCAAAGCAGCGCAAGAGCAAGCAGTAGCACAAAAAGCTGCCAGCGCGCCCCAGGCAGAAGCGCCACAAGCAGAAACGGCACCCCGCCCTGCGGTGGCCAGCCAGAATCCACCGGCAGAAAAAGCCAGTGACAACGCGATTGTCGAAAAAGCCCAAGCCGCTGTCGACAATTTAGACGTTGCCGCCGGTTTAGAAGAACTGGAAATGGGTGCCGCCCGCCTGCGGGTAGAAGACAAACGCATCATCAACTGCCACGTCGACCTCAACCAGCTGGTGCCGTTTAAATACGACTGGGCTTGGCAGAAATACCTCGACGGTTGCGCCAATCACTGGATGCCCCAAGAAGTCAACATGACCGCCGACATCGCCTGCTGGAAAAACCCAGAAGGCCTGAGCGACGACGAGCGCCGCATTGTTATGCGCTCACTGGGTTACTTCTCAACAGCCGACTCACTGGTCGCCAACAACCTGGTGCTGGCCGTCTACCGCCACATCACCAACCCCGAGTGCCGCCAATACCTGTTGCGCCAAGCCTTTGAAGAAGCCATCCACACCCACGCCTACCAATACTGTGTAGAGTCACTGGGCATGGACGAAGCGGAAGTCTTCAACATGTACCGGGAGCTGCCCTCCATCGCCAGAAAAGCCGCATGGAGCCTCAAGCACACCCAAGCATTGGGCGATCCCAACTTCAAAACCGGCACACCCGAAGCAGACCAAGAACTGCTCCGTAACCTGATCGGTTTCTACGGCGTCACCGAAGGCATCTTCTTCTACTGCGGCTTCACCCAAATTTTGTCCATGGGCCGCCGCAACAAAATGACCGGCGTGGCTGAACAGTTCCAGTACATCCTCCGGGACGAGTCCATGCACCTCAACTTCGGCATCGACATGATCAACCAGATCAAACTGGAAAACCCACACCTGTGGAGCGAAAAATTCCAGGACGAAGTCAGCCAAATGATCGTCGAAGGCACCCAGCTAGAAATCGAATACGCCAAAGACTCCATGCCCAGAGGCGTACTCGGCATGAACGCCGCAATGATGGAAGAATACCTCCACTTCATCGCCAACCGCCGCCTCAATCAGCTCGGCCTGAAAGAGCAATTCCCCGGCGCGCAAAACCCCTTCCCGTGGATGAGCGAGATTATGGATTTGCGTAAAGAGAAGAACTTCTTTGAGACGCGAGTGATTGAGTATCAGACTGGTGGGGCGTTGAGTTGGTAA
- a CDS encoding DUF2231 domain-containing protein yields MLPIEQIHPLVVHFPIVFALLLAMFDLVVVFRGLSLDGRGAIANISAGLGLGAGLAAAVAFVFGDLALDVALANGTSLAILERHEELGSITAGVLVAWGLLRAVIWWRGTVLSRRLCWGAVVFELAIAGLIVTTAYFGGQLVYEFGVGVSLPSGL; encoded by the coding sequence ATGTTACCGATTGAACAAATCCACCCATTGGTCGTGCATTTCCCAATCGTCTTTGCACTATTGCTCGCAATGTTCGATTTGGTCGTTGTTTTTCGAGGGTTGTCCCTCGATGGTCGTGGCGCTATTGCTAATATCTCGGCTGGACTCGGGCTAGGCGCGGGGCTGGCCGCCGCAGTAGCTTTTGTTTTTGGTGACCTTGCGCTCGATGTCGCGCTGGCCAACGGTACGTCCCTTGCAATATTAGAAAGGCATGAGGAGTTGGGAAGTATTACAGCAGGTGTCTTAGTGGCTTGGGGGCTGCTACGCGCAGTTATTTGGTGGCGAGGCACCGTTCTATCGAGGCGCCTCTGCTGGGGTGCAGTGGTATTCGAGCTGGCGATTGCAGGACTGATCGTCACAACTGCTTATTTTGGTGGTCAACTCGTCTATGAATTCGGCGTCGGTGTTTCGTTGCCGTCGGGACTTTAG
- a CDS encoding helix-hairpin-helix domain-containing protein, translated as MRIQIAKERNCGLLTAYQINDDGSILSRPHGLAILMPKRTNGVATVGSVWEVQGELSHESYKKDNFQVIEDRIKVKKAKFIRPSGELLARWIAKNIEGCGDVKARRVVRALPNINEIVTKRDVEALRRVSGVSDTIIERLIEKWPSDGLYSTIEWLQTSNLPIGLADRLIRIYGEDTVSTLEGDPFLLLAFGISIKKVDLLVTTLGITVPAKGSFAGEGEMTPEG; from the coding sequence ATGAGAATCCAAATCGCCAAGGAAAGAAACTGTGGCCTACTAACTGCCTATCAGATCAACGACGACGGCTCGATACTAAGCCGCCCTCATGGGCTTGCAATCCTAATGCCTAAGCGAACAAACGGCGTGGCCACCGTTGGATCCGTGTGGGAAGTACAAGGAGAACTAAGCCACGAGAGTTACAAGAAAGACAACTTCCAAGTAATCGAGGATCGCATCAAGGTAAAAAAGGCAAAGTTCATCAGACCCTCAGGAGAACTACTGGCACGATGGATCGCTAAGAACATAGAAGGGTGCGGCGATGTAAAAGCTAGGCGCGTCGTTCGAGCCTTGCCAAACATAAATGAGATAGTGACTAAAAGGGACGTAGAAGCCCTCAGGAGGGTTTCAGGAGTGTCTGACACCATAATAGAAAGACTCATTGAGAAATGGCCCTCAGACGGCTTATACAGCACTATTGAGTGGCTGCAAACATCAAACCTGCCGATAGGGCTCGCGGACAGGTTAATTCGTATTTACGGGGAGGACACTGTATCAACGCTCGAAGGTGACCCGTTTTTGCTTCTGGCCTTCGGTATCTCGATCAAGAAAGTCGACCTGCTTGTGACGACGCTTGGCATTACCGTGCCCGCCAAGGGGTCGTTTGCGGGAGAGGGCGAAATGACACCCGAAGGGTAG
- a CDS encoding copper resistance protein B, with the protein MDNQLLTTSPSIRIVLGSFLIVLHTFAFAEESGWPEPVEDNLPLGMIIADQFEYRDNDGADTLRWDMQGWYGTDTNKLWMKFEGDDQTSANGGELELQALYSRMIAPFWDLQVGLRYDRQYGSGPDQDRSFAVLGVQGLAPYRFEVEPALFISEDGDVSARLVGTYDLLFSQRLILQPRFETNIAASSVPRFGVGSGLNDVQLGLRLRYEVRREFAPYIGVSWKRQYGDTADLTRAEGGDVDNLALVAGFRVWF; encoded by the coding sequence ATGGATAATCAATTGCTCACCACATCCCCCTCGATTCGAATTGTGCTAGGCAGCTTTTTGATTGTTCTCCATACGTTTGCTTTTGCGGAGGAATCCGGTTGGCCGGAACCCGTTGAAGACAACTTACCGCTGGGTATGATCATCGCAGACCAGTTCGAGTATCGCGATAACGACGGCGCAGATACGTTGCGCTGGGATATGCAGGGCTGGTATGGCACCGACACCAACAAACTGTGGATGAAATTTGAAGGTGACGACCAGACTTCAGCAAACGGCGGCGAGTTGGAACTTCAAGCGCTCTATAGCCGAATGATCGCGCCGTTTTGGGATTTGCAGGTCGGCCTGCGCTATGACCGACAGTATGGCTCTGGCCCCGATCAGGATCGCAGTTTTGCGGTGCTGGGCGTCCAAGGTTTAGCGCCTTATCGATTCGAAGTCGAGCCCGCCCTCTTTATCAGCGAGGATGGCGACGTCTCGGCTAGATTAGTAGGCACTTACGACCTGTTGTTCTCGCAACGCCTCATACTGCAACCTCGATTTGAAACCAATATTGCAGCCAGTTCAGTACCTAGATTTGGCGTCGGTAGCGGGTTGAATGATGTGCAACTAGGTCTGCGATTGCGTTACGAAGTTCGTCGAGAATTCGCTCCATATATTGGCGTCAGCTGGAAGCGCCAATATGGCGACACGGCTGATCTGACACGCGCTGAAGGCGGAGACGTTGATAATCTGGCATTGGTTGCCGGCTTTAGAGTGTGGTTCTAA
- a CDS encoding ABC transporter ATP-binding protein — protein MLVVDNIQCQYDAETVVEDVSFHVNDGDICCLLGPSGCGKTTILRAIAGFQNIASGNIELGGKTLSSAGQSLSPDQRNIGMVFQDYALFPHLNVYDNIRFGLRKQSNAQQKATVSRLLELVRLSNVENRYPHELSGGQQQRVALARALAPSPELLLMDEPFSNLDADLRKRLSLEVRDILKELGISAILVTHDQLEAFAFSDQIGLLYDGELQQWDTPFNLYHEPVNPVVARFIGEGSFLPGSIGQEGNQIDTELGLLIGNRAYPWPPGSPVEVLLRPDDVVLTSLGGISAEVQRKLFSGSSTLYTLRLPTGSLVEALLPSHHDYQLGDALNVTTQLEHLIAFPREEAPLSTPKQEVL, from the coding sequence TTGTTAGTCGTCGACAATATTCAATGCCAATACGACGCAGAAACCGTCGTCGAAGATGTCAGCTTTCATGTTAATGACGGCGACATTTGCTGCCTGTTAGGGCCTAGCGGCTGCGGTAAAACCACCATTCTGCGCGCCATTGCCGGCTTTCAAAACATCGCGAGCGGCAACATAGAACTGGGCGGAAAAACCCTGAGCAGCGCGGGCCAGAGCCTCAGTCCCGATCAGCGCAACATCGGCATGGTCTTTCAGGACTACGCCCTTTTTCCTCATTTAAACGTTTACGACAATATCCGCTTTGGCCTACGTAAACAGAGCAATGCCCAGCAAAAAGCCACCGTCAGTCGCTTATTGGAGCTGGTACGTTTAAGCAATGTCGAAAATCGCTACCCCCACGAGCTTTCTGGCGGCCAGCAGCAACGGGTCGCACTGGCCCGAGCATTGGCCCCCAGCCCAGAACTGCTGCTGATGGACGAGCCCTTTTCCAACCTGGATGCCGATCTGCGAAAACGCCTGAGCCTTGAAGTTAGAGACATTCTTAAAGAACTGGGCATCAGCGCTATTTTGGTCACCCACGATCAGCTGGAGGCCTTTGCTTTTAGTGATCAAATAGGCCTGCTATACGATGGCGAGCTGCAGCAGTGGGACACCCCCTTCAACCTCTACCATGAGCCAGTCAACCCGGTGGTTGCCCGCTTTATTGGTGAGGGTAGCTTTCTTCCCGGCAGCATTGGCCAAGAAGGCAATCAAATCGACACCGAATTGGGCTTGCTGATTGGCAACCGCGCCTACCCCTGGCCACCGGGCTCTCCGGTAGAAGTATTGCTGCGTCCCGACGATGTCGTGTTAACGTCACTCGGCGGTATTTCGGCTGAGGTACAACGTAAGCTATTTTCTGGCAGCTCCACACTCTACACCCTGCGTTTACCCACTGGTTCATTAGTAGAAGCCCTGCTTCCCAGCCATCACGACTACCAACTTGGCGACGCCCTCAATGTCACCACCCAGCTTGAACACCTTATTGCCTTTCCCCGAGAAGAAGCACCACTGAGCACACCCAAACAAGAAGTTTTATAA
- a CDS encoding ribonucleoside-diphosphate reductase subunit alpha: MQTYQDTGTTTTTTPPQSQNEEQLTATAPGQLRVIKRNGSVVSYTDDKISVAITKAFLAVEGGNAAASTRIHETVAKLTDQVSATFKRRMPSGGTIHIEEIQDQVELALMRSGEHKIARGYVLYRAARADERAQAAPEAEKTHPSINVKRPDGSESPLDLGRLEFIVAEACDGLKDVSAEAVLNEALKNLYNGVAESEVNTSLVITARAMVEKEHNYSLVTARLLLDKLRAEALNFMGVADSATQHDMTVYYPKALPIYIEKGIELELISPELRDYNLAELGAAIKPERDHLFHYLGLQTLYDRYFIHSNEVRIELPQIFFMRVAMGLAMREENKTERAIEFYNLLSSFDYMSSTPTLFNAGTLRPQLSSCYLTTVPDDLHGIYGAIQDNAMLSKFAGGLGNDWTPVRGLGAYIKGTNGKSQGVVPFLKVVNDTAVAVNQGGKRKGAVCAYLETWHMDIEEFLELRKNTGDDRRRTHDMNTANWIPDLFMKRVFQDGEWTLFSPNDVPDLHDLYGKAFEERFEHYEEMTRKGEIKLYKRVKAADMWRKVLSMLFETGHPWITFKDPCNLRSPQQHTGVVHSSNLCTEITLNTNKDEIAVCNLGSVNLAQHIIDGQLNMAKLERTIKTAVRMLDNVIDINYYSVPQAQNSNFKHRPVGLGLMGFQDALYKQHIAYSSDEAVAFADTSMEAISYYAIKASSDLAAERGSYQSYEGSLWSQGTLPIDSIKLLKEARGSDYIEMDESQTLDWDSLRETVKTQGMRNSNVMAIAPTATIANITGVSQSIEPTYQNLYVKSNLSGEFTVVNPYLVRDLKDRGLWDSVMVNDLKYYEGSVQKIDRVPDDLKALYATAFEVEPRWLVDAASRRQKWIDQAQSLNLYIAGASGKKLDLTYRMAWFRGLKTTYYLRALAASSTEKSTVDQSSMNKVSSQAAAVAEAAPVPAACSLDDPDCEACQ, from the coding sequence ATGCAAACCTACCAAGACACTGGCACCACCACTACCACCACACCACCACAATCCCAAAACGAAGAGCAGCTGACCGCGACCGCCCCCGGTCAACTTCGGGTCATCAAGCGCAACGGCTCAGTAGTGTCTTACACCGATGACAAAATCAGTGTCGCCATCACCAAGGCGTTCTTGGCAGTGGAAGGCGGCAATGCAGCGGCCTCTACCCGCATCCACGAAACCGTGGCCAAGCTCACCGATCAAGTCAGCGCCACCTTCAAGCGTCGCATGCCCTCCGGCGGCACGATTCATATTGAAGAGATTCAAGACCAAGTCGAGCTGGCATTAATGCGCAGCGGCGAGCACAAAATTGCCCGTGGCTATGTTCTGTATCGAGCCGCCCGCGCCGACGAACGCGCCCAGGCCGCCCCCGAAGCCGAAAAAACCCACCCCAGCATTAATGTAAAACGCCCAGACGGCAGCGAGTCGCCACTGGACTTGGGCCGCTTAGAATTTATCGTGGCCGAAGCCTGTGACGGCCTGAAAGACGTCTCTGCCGAAGCGGTATTAAACGAAGCATTGAAAAACCTCTACAACGGCGTAGCAGAAAGCGAAGTGAACACCTCCCTGGTGATTACCGCCCGCGCCATGGTAGAAAAAGAGCACAACTACAGCTTGGTCACCGCTCGCCTACTGTTAGACAAACTCCGCGCCGAAGCCCTGAACTTTATGGGTGTGGCCGACAGTGCCACCCAGCACGACATGACCGTGTACTACCCCAAAGCGCTGCCTATCTATATTGAAAAAGGCATTGAGCTGGAACTGATCTCACCAGAACTGCGGGACTACAACTTGGCCGAGCTGGGTGCCGCCATCAAACCTGAGCGCGACCACCTGTTCCACTACCTCGGTCTACAAACCTTGTATGACCGCTACTTCATCCACAGCAATGAAGTGCGCATTGAGCTGCCCCAAATCTTCTTTATGCGGGTTGCTATGGGCTTGGCCATGCGCGAAGAAAACAAAACCGAGCGGGCTATCGAATTCTACAACCTGCTCAGTTCCTTCGATTACATGAGCTCCACCCCCACCCTGTTCAACGCCGGCACTCTGCGTCCACAGCTGTCCAGCTGCTATCTGACCACGGTGCCCGACGACCTACACGGTATTTACGGCGCCATTCAAGACAACGCCATGCTGTCTAAATTTGCGGGCGGCCTGGGTAATGACTGGACGCCAGTTCGCGGCCTGGGCGCTTACATCAAAGGCACCAACGGCAAATCACAAGGCGTTGTGCCCTTCTTAAAAGTGGTTAACGACACCGCCGTAGCAGTTAACCAGGGTGGCAAGCGTAAGGGCGCGGTATGTGCCTACTTAGAAACCTGGCACATGGACATCGAGGAATTTCTCGAGCTGCGTAAAAACACCGGTGATGATCGCCGCCGCACCCACGACATGAACACCGCCAACTGGATTCCCGACTTGTTTATGAAGCGGGTTTTCCAAGACGGCGAATGGACACTGTTCTCACCCAACGATGTCCCCGACCTGCACGATCTTTACGGCAAAGCCTTTGAAGAGCGCTTTGAGCACTACGAAGAAATGACCCGCAAAGGTGAGATCAAACTCTACAAGCGCGTTAAAGCGGCTGACATGTGGCGCAAAGTACTGTCCATGCTGTTTGAAACCGGCCACCCCTGGATCACCTTTAAAGATCCCTGCAACCTGCGCAGCCCGCAGCAGCACACCGGCGTGGTTCACAGCTCAAACCTGTGCACCGAGATCACCTTGAACACCAACAAGGATGAGATCGCAGTCTGTAACCTGGGTTCGGTCAACCTGGCCCAGCATATTATCGATGGCCAATTAAATATGGCCAAGCTGGAGCGCACCATTAAAACGGCAGTGCGGATGCTCGATAACGTTATCGACATCAACTACTACAGTGTGCCCCAAGCGCAAAACTCCAACTTTAAGCACCGCCCTGTCGGGCTGGGCTTAATGGGCTTTCAAGATGCGCTATACAAGCAGCATATCGCTTACTCTTCTGACGAGGCCGTCGCCTTTGCCGACACGTCTATGGAAGCAATCAGCTACTACGCGATAAAAGCCTCCAGCGACCTGGCGGCAGAACGCGGCAGCTATCAAAGCTACGAAGGCTCTTTGTGGAGCCAAGGCACTCTGCCTATCGATTCTATTAAACTGCTCAAAGAAGCCCGTGGCAGCGACTACATCGAAATGGACGAGAGCCAGACCTTAGACTGGGACAGCCTGCGCGAAACGGTCAAAACCCAAGGCATGCGCAACTCCAACGTCATGGCCATTGCCCCCACCGCCACCATCGCTAACATTACCGGCGTGTCGCAATCCATTGAGCCGACGTATCAAAACCTGTACGTCAAGTCGAACCTGTCAGGCGAGTTCACCGTCGTGAATCCCTATCTGGTTCGCGACCTGAAAGACCGCGGCCTGTGGGACTCGGTTATGGTAAACGACCTGAAATACTACGAAGGCTCAGTGCAGAAAATTGACCGGGTACCCGACGATCTAAAAGCCCTGTACGCCACCGCCTTTGAAGTGGAACCTCGCTGGTTGGTCGATGCCGCCAGCCGCCGCCAAAAATGGATTGACCAGGCCCAGTCCCTGAACCTTTACATTGCTGGCGCTTCAGGCAAAAAGCTGGACCTGACCTACCGCATGGCATGGTTTCGTGGCCTCAAAACCACGTATTACCTCCGTGCCCTGGCCGCCAGCTCTACCGAAAAATCGACGGTAGACCAAAGCTCCATGAACAAGGTGTCTTCGCAAGCGGCCGCCGTCGCCGAAGCCGCCCCCGTACCGGCAGCCTGCTCTCTGGACGACCCAGATTGCGAAGCCTGCCAGTAA